aaagtagtgcactgtatagggaatagggtgcatgggccctggtcaaaagtagtccactgaTATGGAATATTGTGTAATTTGAGAGTCAGCCCTTGACAATTACCTCAATGCATATTACACGTTGTAATGTGATACCTTTTGATACATTTTCAGGAAGTCTTTTGAACGACATCTTCTAATGAACATTCTGAAAAAcaaatctaatcaaatgttatgtcacatgcgccgaatacaggtgtagacctcacagtgaaatgcttacttacaagcccttaaccaacaatgcagttaagaaaaatgagtgtgaagtaaaaaataaagatataaatgattaaagagcagcagtaaaataacagtagcaaatGATGCCCCTGGTTCCATACGTTTTCTTAATCTCCTTGTTTACAGGAATCTGCCATTGAAGCTAAATTCACCGAAGTGAATGCAGTTAACAAGCAAAGGATGGCAAATCTGCAGTTTGCGCAAGGCCTTATGAATCAGGTGAGATACTCCTGAATGTTCAACAATCAATGTTGCACATCTTTATATAGATCCAAAATAGAATTTAAATGTCACATCATTCTAAATAAACATCATTGCCATTACTTCTAAAAAAATAAccccagcctcctctccctctctctcagcaatCAGACGTGATCGTTGCAAACAATGTCCAGCAAGTGAAATCTGCCGCTCCCGGAGAAGAAGCCTGGAGGATCGAGAGTCAACTGAAAGACGAGATCCAGAGGAGGGAGCAGCTGGAGAAGGATCTAGAGAAAATCCAGACGGACATCTACATGTTGGAGGGCCAGAAGCCGGAGGACACCATCGTCAAGAAGGAGATCATCAAGAAGGTTCCAGATCCTACTCTGGACGACGAGGTCCACAATGTCCGTCAGAAACTATCAGATGAAACCCGGGTCACCCGGGTCATGGACAACGAGCTGGAGGCGCTGAGGCTGAAGCTGCGCCGCATCGAAACAGAGATCAAAGAAGGAGCACAGCAGTACACCGTGAAGGAGGTCCTGCGTATCGAGAGGGACCGTggccaggaggaggaggtgaggaggctcAGGGAGGAGCTGGAAGAGCTGAGGAGGAAGAAGACCATCAAGGACAATGAGGTGATCCAGATCACCAAGCAGGTGACGCTCCTGGCACAGCAGAAGTCCAAGGAGCAGGAGGTGATCACAGAGGAGGAGGTGATTAAAGTGCAAAACGACCCGCAACTGGAGAACGAGTACCGCATCCTCTTGGACAGGAAGCAGAAGGAGCAGGAGGCCAGGAAGCAACTTGAGGACGAGCTGCGCTTCCTCCAGGACAAGCTCCGCAGGCTGGAGAAGGAGAAGTCCATGGCTGAGGAGAAGATCTCCATCAAGGAGGTGCTGAAGGTAGAGAAGGATATGGCCTtcgagagggaggtagagaatcTCAGGATGCAACACGAGAATGAGAAGGCCAAGCACCGGTCTTCCCAAAGGGAGCGCGCCGACCTCCAGAGGAAGATCTCCAGCCTAGAGGAGGAAAGGTCAAGGGTCATAGTTCAGGAGAAGGTGAGGGAGATCGTCAGGCCCGACCCCAAGGCTGAGGCTGAAGTGGCCAACCTACGCATGGAACTGGTGGAGCACCAGAGGAGGTACAGAGACGCCGACCAGCAGCTGAAGTCCCACCAGGACGAGCTGAAGATGCTGAGAAACAGAGGTCCGCAGATCGAGATCAAGGAGATCATCAAGGAAGTCATCAAGTACAAGACAGACCCGCAGACCGAGAGGGAGCTGGAGAAACTCCGCAACGAGATTGTGGACAAGACGCACCAGACGGAGAAGTCAGAGATGGAGATCAGGCAGCTGAGGGACGAGATTCAGCGGTGGAAGGACACCAAGCCCCAGGTGCAAATTAAAGAGGTGGTTAATGAGGTGCTGGAGTACAAAGAAAACCCCAAGACCAAGGAGGAGATTGAGATTCTGAAGAGGAAGCTGGCGGACGAGCAGAAGAAACGCCTGGACCTGGAGAGGGAGCGATCAGCTAATGAGGAGAAGATCCGGCTAAGGAAGATCGACCTGTCCCAGGTCAGGGAGAAGGTGGTGCAGCAGGAGGTGGTTAAGATGGAGGAGGACCCATTACTGAGGTCAGAGTGCAGCACCTTCATACAGAACATCAACAATGAACAAAGGCAGAGGGAGACCCTGAAAGAGGAGCTCTACCAACTTCAGAAGCAGAAGGCCAACCTGGACGCACAGCTGGAGGAGCTGGAGCGAGAACGCCGAGCTAGGCGTGATGCAGAGCTGGAGATCCAGAGGCTGAGGGTCAGGCTGAACGAGATGGAGATCAGGGACAAGGAGAACAGGGAGAGGGTCACAGTGAAACAGATGGTGGTTCTCCAGCAGGACCCCCAGCAAGAGAAAGAGCACTCCATCCTCAAGCTGCaggtggaagaggagagacacAAGCGCACCCTGCTGGAGAAGGAGCTGAACGTCCTGCTCCAGCAGCAGGTCACCCTGGAGAGGATGGTGGTGAAGGAGAAGGTGGTGCGCACCGAGACCATCCAGGTAGAGAAAGACCCGGAGGCTGAGCTGGAGATCGAGACGATGACGAGGACGCTggaacaggagaagaggaggaggctcGAGCTGGACCAGGAGCTGGGCAGCCTCAAGTCCCGCCTGTCCGACATGGAGTTCACCAACACCAAGTCGTCCAAGGAGCTGGACTACATCCGCGACGAGAGCAGTCGCCTCCAGCAGGAGAACCAGAGGCTACAGAATGACATCCGCAGGCTACAGTCCGAGATCCAGATCACCTCCACGGAGACCCGGAGCATCTCCAACTCGGCCCCCATGGAGAGCGGGAAGAACCTAGAGCTGAGGTTAGACTCACTGCAGAGGGAGCTGGCCGAACTCAGGGCCATCACCAGCCAGAAGGATGAGGAGATCGAGAAGCTACAGAAGAGCCTGTCGGCTATCCAGATCaagagggagcagagggagagccACCTGAGGAGATCCATCGTGGTCATTGACCCCGACTCGGGTAAGGAGATGAGGCCGGAGGAGGCCTACAAGCTGGGGCTGATCGACTGGAAGATGTTTGTGAACCTCCAGAGCCAGGAGTGCGACTGGGAGGAGATCAGTGTCAAGGGCCCCAAGGGGGAGTCCTCTGTTCTCCACGACAGGAAGTCTGGGAAGAGGTTCTCCATTGAAGACGCCCTGAGGGCTGGGAACATCACCAACCGCCAGCTGCAGCAGTACCATGACAAGGAGATCACCATCCAGGAGTTCGGAGTCATGGTGTCGGGAAAGACCAAATGAAAAATAAACATCTGAACAAACTACTTTTTTAACGGTCTATGTTTCTGACTACCATGAGTTTGAAATGTGTGCCGTTTCTTGATTTTGGATTTCACTAGATTTGAATCTTCCAAAATGTTTTAATTCTGACGTTCTTGATCTAACATTAAACAATATGTTCGTTTTATATGTatacttcctcctctctgtctctctctctctctacattgcactgttatatttattttcaaacgcataatacactataaatacacAAACTGGTGTTTATAGCCAGTCAAATGGTTGTAgaagtgttttctgtctgtccctGGAATAAGCTTGTTAAACTACTTACACTGGGTACAGGGTTAGAGGTAGTACTTTAAATATCTGTATTTTGTTTTGAACATGGGATTGAATTTACATACACAAGGATATGAATGGATATTGGTAATATCGGTCTGTGGTATGCTACTGTAAAACGGTCTGGTCTCTCAGTTGTCCTGTTTTACATGTCTTACATAAGAAATAAAACAGTCAAATGGTAAAGGGTAAACTTGTTGTGTGTTTCTTTAAAAAGTAGGCCAGTTTTAAACACAAATAGATTTACAAAGATATATTGCTTATAGATAAGCGTGATAAGTCAACTTTAGGCATATGTTCCATACATGAAGCTTGTATTTATTGAAAGAAATATAACTGTACAGCTTTTCTTGAAAACCACCGTATTCCTGCTAATCTCAAGGACAGATCTGGTCATTGAACCAGTCAGTTACCCTCTTATCTTCAGCAATTTGTTTGTAATGGTGAAAGAACAGTCCTCCCACCAACCAAACCAGCCAAAACCATCCACGGCTTTatcacagtaggctacagtagactacatgaAGGTCATCGTTACCCATATAAAAACATACTATGGTCTAAATACTGTAGTCTTACTATAtttatatactatagtattcactgtagtgtttttgcggacattactgtagtatattgtagttttcactgtagtgtttttgcggacatgactgtggtatactatagtattcactgtagtgtttttgcagacatgactgtagtatactatagtattcactgtagtgtttttgcgaacATTACTGTAGTAACCTGCagaatttactgtagtgtttttgaggaCATGACAGTAGTATTAACtcaagtgtttttgcagacatgactagtatttactgtagtgtttttgcggacatcaCTGTAGTATATTGAAGTAACACCTGTCGACTAGTGCTAAAATGGCACAACTACCAGACTACACCAGTTActgtttaatgaggagaacacctcaaccagaACACAAGACACAGGTTGATGACAGGCCACCTACTGAGTTGGGTCAACAGTTCTGAGCAATGCAACGGCCCAGACAACACcagaaatataaaaaaatattttacaacTGTCACTTCTAAACGTTAGACCGGTCCTGGTCCCGTTAACGGGAAACGGTAGAATCAGATGTGAAGAACAAGCAAAGTTTATTAAAGCTTCGAGGTTTGCTTGTTTGACACAGATAATGGACATTAACAAGAGTACTCCAAAATCACTTCTTAGATCTGTTACTTCCGCTAGATAGCTTTCTGAAATACAACAGAGATTCAGCTGACCCAAGTTCACAAGAAGACCAAAGAACTGTGACAGACAATACTGTACTTCTGATGGTAGGAAAGAAAGAACAGTGAACCACTGCAGTTACATACACAATAGATATTTTAGAAATACAAAATAATTTTACTTAAAGAGGGTACTGCCAATAAACTGCCTGGACCTCAAACCAGCAAAGCCTATCCAAACAAACCAACTGAAAACAAAATGGACGTTATTACAGTGGCTTTACATAATGACCATCTTGAATATTGTCACACATGAATAGACTCACTAATGATCAAACTCAACACATACCATTCAGAACAATCGACCCGTTGTAAGTACTATAGTATACTattctgccctaccaagcaaaaaggcagtaactgctcatttggtcgAAAAATGAGTTAATGTAatttttgctacattaaatacatgcttaatcatgtggataagtatcctgcctctattgtattgtgttttggagaaaatgggggttgtattagcagtaactgcataaagttactgtgaaaccaaggtaaataaaagcaATTTTTCTTAGTTCCACACTATGAgtagttactgcctttttgcttggtagggcagtattgtaaactgtagtattttgtttatgtgggtATACAAGCCATTCACCCTggatatgtgtcccaaatggaagcatattccctacatagtgaccTTATTTTAACCAGAGCCAATAGGGCTGttcaaaagggaatagggtgccatttgggataacaCCTCGGACACAGTGGACTGGACAGACCGTCCCGATGGGGCTTATGATAGGAAATACACAAAAATATAATTAGAACAATTAATCCTGGGATTTTGATGAAATTACTAAATCCGGTCTAGACAGACAATGTAATCTTGTGTTATGTAAGAAACACAATTCACCAATTTATTAAAAATGGGTGCCTCTGAAATGGCAACCTACCCCCTATAtaacgcactacttttgaccagctccTTATGGCCccttgtctaaagtagtgcactatatatggaatagggtgccatctgtgaTGTAAACTCAGACCTAAGAGATGTCTTATCCAGAAATACCTTATGTCATCTGATTTAAATTCAGTGTCTGTGTTTATTGCATTGTCAGGATAATGTTGTGAGGAAATGATTTCACCACTAGGAGGATTTCTATTTTCAATCTGCTTTTATGAATTAAACCCTTGAATAAAATATTCCTCTTGTTCCGGGCTTCTATTCCGGAACATGCCAAATGTTCCATGTTCAGATGTCATTCGGGGAAAACAAAGAGTTTAGAAGGTGTCTGATTTATAAAACACTCATTAGGATAATGATGTAATATGCATTGTTTTGGTTTAACTAGATTAGTAAAACGTGGGCTGTTTGTAACACAGGTGATTTACAGTCAAATATGAACAACTGTAGCTGTCTTTATACCACTGTATTGTGAGGTGAGGGTTTACAATAAAGAGAGAAACTCCCCTTATTGTAGTCCCTATTGTGGGAGATCAAactaataaaaacatgttttcagtggCGCATGGGGGAAAGGTTAAATAGGCACACTGTAAAAAGGTTAATTGGTGGCAACATGTTACACACCAATCAGACACACCTATCCTTCATAAAGGCTTCTAGAAACAGATTTAGCATTGCTTAGGCCTACAGATAAAAGGGGTTGTCTGGGGCTGTGAATATTACCTTCATTTCATCCATTCATGTTGGAATCtgtgttttatttgtcacatgctccgaatacaaaaGGTGTGGACCgtcaaatgcttatttacaaaccctttcccaacaatgcagagttaaaaagtaagaagaaTTAGCTAAATAAAAAGAAGGAAATACTAACACAATAAAatagtcagtgtgcaggggtaccatgTAGTTTAGGTAATTGAacaaatatgtacatgtaggtaggggtaaaagtgactaggtgtgtgtgtgtgtgtgtgtgtgtgtgtgtgtgtgtgtgtgtgtgtgtgtgtgtgtgtgtgtgtgtgtgtgtgtgtgtgtgtgtgtgtgtgtgtgtgtgtgtgtgtgtgtgtgtgtgtgtgtgtgtgtgtgtgtgtgtgtgcgtgtgtgcgtgtgtgtgtgtgtgtgtgtgagtcattgTCATATGTGTGagatgtgtgggtagagtctaatgACTGTTCATAGAGCCAGTGCGCTGAGAAACTGTAAAAAAAAGTTAAAGAGGTCAATGTAAACAGTCCAGGTGGCCAATTGATTTATTgttcatcagtcttatggctgggggtagaagctgttaaggaacctATTGGAACTAGACGTTgcgctccagtaccacttgccgtgcggtagcagagagaacagtctatgacttggatgacAGACCAAACTAACATTCCTACCCCATTGAGGAGCACATCCATTGAGATGTAAGGAGAGTGTACCATCCACCCCCGATTACAGTTGTTGAGGAGAACACCCCCCATTACAGTTGTTGAGGAGAACACCCCCCATTACAGTTGTTGAGGAGAACACCCCCCATTATAGTTGTTGAGGAGAACACCCCCCATTACAGTTGTTGAGGAGAACACCCCCATTACAGTTGTTGAGGAGAACACCCCCATTACAGTTGTTAAGGAGAACACCCCCATTACAGTTGTTGAGGAGAACACCCCCATTACAGTTGTTGAGGAGAACACCCCCATTACAGTTGTTGAGGAGAACACCCCCATTACAGTTGTTAAGGAGAACACCCCCCATTACAGTTGTTAAGGAGAACACCCCCATTACAGTTGTTGAGGAGAACACCCCCCATTACAGTTGTTGAGGAGAACACCCCCCATTACAGTTGTTGAGGAGAACACCCCCCATTACAGTTGTTGAGGAGAACACCCCCCATTACAGTTGTTAAGGAGAACACCCCCCATTACAGTTGTTGAGGAGAACACCCCCATTACAGTTGTTAAGGAGAACACCCCCATTACAGTTGTTGAGGAGAACACCCCCCATTACAGTTGTTGAGGAGAACACCCCCCATTACAGTTTTTGAGAAGAACACCCATTGAGATGTAAGGACAGTGCACCACCCCACCCTCGAGTTGCAGGAGGGAACATAAGAGCAACTGAATCTCTAGTCTGATGAATGAAAGTATCTGATTGAAACTGCCTTCTACTCTTGCCTAGGGATACAGTATATTTAATAGAATTTAGAAAATGTTTTATTCACGCTTTCAAGTTGCTTTGTTGACTGTttgggttgtcactagttaccacagccacaaagtcataattctGGCTAAACCCCTCCTATTTCAACAATTTATTgtcttaaaatctgatttaaaatgtaaccttaaccacactgctctACTAACCGTATGTCTAACCATGACCTTAAATtatgaccaaaaagcacatttttgttttcatgaatttgtaTGATGTAGCCATACAACAttgcttccgtggcctccaactgattTTACATGCTaataaaactaagtgcatgctcttcaaccgattgctgcccgcacccgcccgcccgactaacatcactactctggacggctctgactatGTGgacaatatgtggacaactacaaatacctaggtgtctggttagactgcaaactctccttccagactcacattaagcatctccgatccaaaatgaaatctagaatcgtcttcctatttcgcaacaaagcatccttcactcatgctgccaaacataccctcgtaaaactgactatcctaccgatccttgacttcggcgatgtcatttacaaaatagcctccaacactctactcagcaaactggatgtagtctatcacagtgccatccattttgtcaccaaagccccatatactacccaccactgcgacctgtatgcgctcgttggctggtcctcactacatattcgtcgccaaacccactggctccaggtcatctataagtctttgctaggtaaagctctgacttagctcactggtcaccacagcaacacacacccgtagcacgcgctccagcaggtatatttcactggtcatccccaaagccaacacttcctttggccgcctttccttccagctctctgctgccaatgactggaacgaattgcaaaaatctgtgaagctggagtcttatatctccctctctaactttaagcaccagctgtcagagcagcttaccgatcactgtacccgtacacagccaatctgtaaatagcacacccaactacctcatccccatattgttatttatcctcttgctcctttgcaccccagtatctctacttccaCATCATCATCtgttcatctatcactccagtgttaatgctacattgtaattatgtcgctctatggcctatttattgccttacctccctgctcttctacatttgcacacactgtacattgatttttctattgtgttattgactgtatgtttgtttatgtgtaactctgatgttgtttttgtcgcactgctttgctttatcttggccaggtcgcagttgtaaatgagaacttgttctcaactagcctacctggttaaataaaggtgaaat
Above is a window of Salmo salar chromosome ssa03, Ssal_v3.1, whole genome shotgun sequence DNA encoding:
- the LOC106596322 gene encoding periplakin isoform X1, giving the protein MFKKKPSKNSVTITQTKKAPSSELSALIEKLQKNADKVEKLILETEQNLNKDVSKINEGKKPLYQDDTNKRILSSLELLQGLDEDAVDAKRLQHPQAEMIEQDMKQLRVRLRKLREDHDRIYHLTRSEGLPSINWGKIIEEKQGNLSNKGFGQDLPTIENEVEEHNIFHSEVEALAPHISASDDKDSASALQLKYNKLLASSSARQRHLLSLRDYMQRCTNELYWMDQQAGERINYDWSDTNLDYPARHRQYENFISKCLESKEATVTKLNDDGDKLIATNHPGKNVIEAHMEAVHADWKEYLNLLICEENHLKHMDEYHKFHKEARDTQDLLKRMDKEVDQKYKPEFKDMYQMESLIRDLDDQAKAMDHFDERVKALEKRSLQVLPLQFRRNTPQKLLPVEALCEFDTDEGQILRGERYTLLSNKGPKWEVKDAAGRKLTAPGACFMVPPTDPESVALSNSLASQQKGIKMKVSGSKTTLVKRLEELKKDGSAGSDKEEQQCRQLMAGLDKVTSDLDKQEKAIYSRVRPPLEQTRPLQDSADRLQDVKDIAAVVRKIEPEKSSKVREAEKFLTSNPKCASAPQLNGKVNEANNKYDKINLLLKCSEDKLQNSNRLENSLQNGKSLLSSYENKLVREEVAPADISSLEKTQRQLADIASELKTKRSAVTETEANLRAAKGSCDTMATKLQEHCPDIERQEGEVRKLNKRYDNLNRQIDSRTQSLQRAKTSYSNYRSDYDNLNNWLSRVPNYEPTEKDNLSQVETKLEKQKNLLSDIKKKESELNNVSKNAQLYQQAVKDYENDTEKFKSILDLEDGLVPQTYKRSRLESPALRVKEEESAIEAKFTEVNAVNKQRMANLQFAQGLMNQQSDVIVANNVQQVKSAAPGEEAWRIESQLKDEIQRREQLEKDLEKIQTDIYMLEGQKPEDTIVKKEIIKKVPDPTLDDEVHNVRQKLSDETRVTRVMDNELEALRLKLRRIETEIKEGAQQYTVKEVLRIERDRGQEEEVRRLREELEELRRKKTIKDNEVIQITKQVTLLAQQKSKEQEVITEEEVIKVQNDPQLENEYRILLDRKQKEQEARKQLEDELRFLQDKLRRLEKEKSMAEEKISIKEVLKVEKDMAFEREVENLRMQHENEKAKHRSSQRERADLQRKISSLEEERSRVIVQEKVREIVRPDPKAEAEVANLRMELVEHQRRYRDADQQLKSHQDELKMLRNRGPQIEIKEIIKEVIKYKTDPQTERELEKLRNEIVDKTHQTEKSEMEIRQLRDEIQRWKDTKPQVQIKEVVNEVLEYKENPKTKEEIEILKRKLADEQKKRLDLERERSANEEKIRLRKIDLSQVREKVVQQEVVKMEEDPLLRSECSTFIQNINNEQRQRETLKEELYQLQKQKANLDAQLEELERERRARRDAELEIQRLRVRLNEMEIRDKENRERVTVKQMVVLQQDPQQEKEHSILKLQVEEERHKRTLLEKELNVLLQQQVTLERMVVKEKVVRTETIQVEKDPEAELEIETMTRTLEQEKRRRLELDQELGSLKSRLSDMEFTNTKSSKELDYIRDESSRLQQENQRLQNDIRRLQSEIQITSTETRSISNSAPMESGKNLELRLDSLQRELAELRAITSQKDEEIEKLQKSLSAIQIKREQRESHLRRSIVVIDPDSGKEMRPEEAYKLGLIDWKMFVNLQSQECDWEEISVKGPKGESSVLHDRKSGKRFSIEDALRAGNITNRQLQQYHDKEITIQEFGVMVSGKTK
- the LOC106596322 gene encoding periplakin isoform X3; protein product: MDEYHKFHKEARDTQDLLKRMDKEVDQKYKPEFKDMYQMESLIRDLDDQAKAMDHFDERVKALEKRSLQVLPLQFRRNTPQKLLPVEALCEFDTDEGQILRGERYTLLSNKGPKWEVKDAAGRKLTAPGACFMVPPTDPESVALSNSLASQQKGIKMKVSGSKTTLVKRLEELKKDGSAGSDKEEQQCRQLMAGLDKVTSDLDKQEKAIYSRVRPPLEQTRPLQDSADRLQDVKDIAAVVRKIEPEKSSKVREAEKFLTSNPKCASAPQLNGKVNEANNKYDKINLLLKCSEDKLQNSNRLENSLQNGKSLLSSYENKLVREEVAPADISSLEKTQRQLADIASELKTKRSAVTETEANLRAAKGSCDTMATKLQEHCPDIERQEGEVRKLNKRYDNLNRQIDSRTQSLQRAKTSYSNYRSDYDNLNNWLSRVPNYEPTEKDNLSQVETKLEKQKNLLSDIKKKESELNNVSKNAQLYQQAVKDYENDTEKFKSILDLEDGLVPQTYKRSRLESPALRVKEEESAIEAKFTEVNAVNKQRMANLQFAQGLMNQQSDVIVANNVQQVKSAAPGEEAWRIESQLKDEIQRREQLEKDLEKIQTDIYMLEGQKPEDTIVKKEIIKKVPDPTLDDEVHNVRQKLSDETRVTRVMDNELEALRLKLRRIETEIKEGAQQYTVKEVLRIERDRGQEEEVRRLREELEELRRKKTIKDNEVIQITKQVTLLAQQKSKEQEVITEEEVIKVQNDPQLENEYRILLDRKQKEQEARKQLEDELRFLQDKLRRLEKEKSMAEEKISIKEVLKVEKDMAFEREVENLRMQHENEKAKHRSSQRERADLQRKISSLEEERSRVIVQEKVREIVRPDPKAEAEVANLRMELVEHQRRYRDADQQLKSHQDELKMLRNRGPQIEIKEIIKEVIKYKTDPQTERELEKLRNEIVDKTHQTEKSEMEIRQLRDEIQRWKDTKPQVQIKEVVNEVLEYKENPKTKEEIEILKRKLADEQKKRLDLERERSANEEKIRLRKIDLSQVREKVVQQEVVKMEEDPLLRSECSTFIQNINNEQRQRETLKEELYQLQKQKANLDAQLEELERERRARRDAELEIQRLRVRLNEMEIRDKENRERVTVKQMVVLQQDPQQEKEHSILKLQVEEERHKRTLLEKELNVLLQQQVTLERMVVKEKVVRTETIQVEKDPEAELEIETMTRTLEQEKRRRLELDQELGSLKSRLSDMEFTNTKSSKELDYIRDESSRLQQENQRLQNDIRRLQSEIQITSTETRSISNSAPMESGKNLELRLDSLQRELAELRAITSQKDEEIEKLQKSLSAIQIKREQRESHLRRSIVVIDPDSGKEMRPEEAYKLGLIDWKMFVNLQSQECDWEEISVKGPKGESSVLHDRKSGKRFSIEDALRAGNITNRQLQQYHDKEITIQEFGVMVSGKTK
- the LOC106596322 gene encoding periplakin isoform X2, giving the protein MIEQDMKQLRVRLRKLREDHDRIYHLTRSEGLPSINWGKIIEEKQGNLSNKGFGQDLPTIENEVEEHNIFHSEVEALAPHISASDDKDSASALQLKYNKLLASSSARQRHLLSLRDYMQRCTNELYWMDQQAGERINYDWSDTNLDYPARHRQYENFISKCLESKEATVTKLNDDGDKLIATNHPGKNVIEAHMEAVHADWKEYLNLLICEENHLKHMDEYHKFHKEARDTQDLLKRMDKEVDQKYKPEFKDMYQMESLIRDLDDQAKAMDHFDERVKALEKRSLQVLPLQFRRNTPQKLLPVEALCEFDTDEGQILRGERYTLLSNKGPKWEVKDAAGRKLTAPGACFMVPPTDPESVALSNSLASQQKGIKMKVSGSKTTLVKRLEELKKDGSAGSDKEEQQCRQLMAGLDKVTSDLDKQEKAIYSRVRPPLEQTRPLQDSADRLQDVKDIAAVVRKIEPEKSSKVREAEKFLTSNPKCASAPQLNGKVNEANNKYDKINLLLKCSEDKLQNSNRLENSLQNGKSLLSSYENKLVREEVAPADISSLEKTQRQLADIASELKTKRSAVTETEANLRAAKGSCDTMATKLQEHCPDIERQEGEVRKLNKRYDNLNRQIDSRTQSLQRAKTSYSNYRSDYDNLNNWLSRVPNYEPTEKDNLSQVETKLEKQKNLLSDIKKKESELNNVSKNAQLYQQAVKDYENDTEKFKSILDLEDGLVPQTYKRSRLESPALRVKEEESAIEAKFTEVNAVNKQRMANLQFAQGLMNQQSDVIVANNVQQVKSAAPGEEAWRIESQLKDEIQRREQLEKDLEKIQTDIYMLEGQKPEDTIVKKEIIKKVPDPTLDDEVHNVRQKLSDETRVTRVMDNELEALRLKLRRIETEIKEGAQQYTVKEVLRIERDRGQEEEVRRLREELEELRRKKTIKDNEVIQITKQVTLLAQQKSKEQEVITEEEVIKVQNDPQLENEYRILLDRKQKEQEARKQLEDELRFLQDKLRRLEKEKSMAEEKISIKEVLKVEKDMAFEREVENLRMQHENEKAKHRSSQRERADLQRKISSLEEERSRVIVQEKVREIVRPDPKAEAEVANLRMELVEHQRRYRDADQQLKSHQDELKMLRNRGPQIEIKEIIKEVIKYKTDPQTERELEKLRNEIVDKTHQTEKSEMEIRQLRDEIQRWKDTKPQVQIKEVVNEVLEYKENPKTKEEIEILKRKLADEQKKRLDLERERSANEEKIRLRKIDLSQVREKVVQQEVVKMEEDPLLRSECSTFIQNINNEQRQRETLKEELYQLQKQKANLDAQLEELERERRARRDAELEIQRLRVRLNEMEIRDKENRERVTVKQMVVLQQDPQQEKEHSILKLQVEEERHKRTLLEKELNVLLQQQVTLERMVVKEKVVRTETIQVEKDPEAELEIETMTRTLEQEKRRRLELDQELGSLKSRLSDMEFTNTKSSKELDYIRDESSRLQQENQRLQNDIRRLQSEIQITSTETRSISNSAPMESGKNLELRLDSLQRELAELRAITSQKDEEIEKLQKSLSAIQIKREQRESHLRRSIVVIDPDSGKEMRPEEAYKLGLIDWKMFVNLQSQECDWEEISVKGPKGESSVLHDRKSGKRFSIEDALRAGNITNRQLQQYHDKEITIQEFGVMVSGKTK